Proteins encoded within one genomic window of Gemmatimonas sp.:
- a CDS encoding LptF/LptG family permease, whose protein sequence is MKLLTRYVIREHAGPLVFALSALTSLLMLQYVARQLANLAGKGLPWSAIGKFFVLSLPFTIAMTLPMAVLVATLYAFGRMAAEHEITAFKASGVRVRSLMAPVLVCALLLSLFMVWFNDQLLPRTNHALRILNNDIAKTKPTLALKEQVMNPITDQFFMRVARVDARTNRMYDVTIYDLRKGPERQTIYADSGVFLLDAKGEDLQLQLMDGHAQEFVRADPRKLQRSFFRTQTVQLRGIIRQFEATAEDNYRGDREQTVCQMHRTYMDNAREFTRLRNEYIDQASRAASKGSKTLSVSRDRPPKEVLSTFYCETLLGGFSTMLLPKKAKAQSAQPPVQQPPVPPAPVPTPTPTPTPTPAPGAVVAQPGLERSAAAMAADSATRADSVRADSAARADSVARADSVARAAATAAPPATMAGADTVSVYATAMRAAQQQLLAQREVVDGLAVEIHKKFALSFACLVFVLFGPPIALRFPRGGVGATIGVSIVVFGLYYICLMGGEALADKGRLPAFIAMWIANVIFSLVGIALLWRVENTTDTSRGGGLRDWLADRRARKQLARERKAPAVPA, encoded by the coding sequence GTGAAGCTCCTTACCCGCTATGTCATCCGCGAGCATGCCGGCCCGCTCGTGTTCGCGCTGTCGGCCCTGACGTCGCTGCTCATGCTGCAGTACGTGGCGCGGCAGCTGGCGAACCTCGCCGGCAAGGGGCTGCCCTGGTCCGCCATCGGCAAGTTCTTCGTGCTGTCGTTGCCGTTCACGATTGCCATGACGCTGCCCATGGCGGTGCTGGTGGCCACGCTCTACGCCTTCGGGCGCATGGCGGCCGAGCATGAGATCACCGCCTTCAAGGCGAGCGGCGTGCGGGTGCGGTCGCTCATGGCCCCGGTGCTGGTGTGCGCCCTGTTGCTGTCGCTGTTCATGGTCTGGTTCAACGACCAGCTGTTGCCGCGCACCAATCATGCGCTGCGCATCCTGAACAACGACATCGCCAAAACCAAGCCCACCCTGGCGCTCAAGGAACAGGTGATGAACCCCATCACCGACCAGTTCTTCATGCGGGTGGCCCGCGTCGATGCACGGACGAACCGCATGTACGACGTGACCATCTACGACCTGCGGAAGGGGCCGGAGCGCCAGACCATTTACGCCGACAGCGGAGTGTTCCTGCTGGACGCGAAAGGGGAGGATCTGCAGCTGCAGCTGATGGACGGCCACGCGCAGGAGTTCGTGCGCGCCGACCCCCGCAAGCTGCAGCGCAGCTTCTTCCGCACGCAGACGGTGCAGCTGCGCGGGATCATCCGGCAGTTCGAGGCCACCGCGGAGGACAACTACCGGGGCGACCGCGAACAGACGGTGTGCCAGATGCACCGCACGTACATGGACAACGCGCGCGAGTTCACACGGCTGCGCAACGAATACATCGATCAGGCCAGTCGCGCGGCCAGCAAGGGGAGCAAGACGCTCTCGGTGAGCCGTGACCGGCCGCCCAAGGAGGTGCTGTCGACCTTCTATTGCGAGACGCTGCTGGGCGGCTTCTCCACCATGCTGCTCCCCAAGAAAGCCAAGGCCCAGTCGGCGCAGCCGCCGGTGCAGCAGCCGCCGGTGCCGCCGGCCCCCGTGCCCACGCCGACTCCCACGCCGACTCCCACCCCGGCCCCGGGGGCCGTCGTGGCACAGCCCGGGCTGGAGCGGTCGGCAGCGGCCATGGCAGCCGACTCGGCGACGCGCGCCGATTCCGTGCGCGCCGATTCCGCCGCTCGCGCCGACTCGGTCGCCCGCGCCGACTCGGTCGCCCGGGCCGCTGCAACCGCGGCGCCGCCCGCCACCATGGCGGGCGCCGATACGGTGAGCGTGTACGCCACGGCGATGCGCGCCGCGCAGCAGCAGCTGCTGGCGCAGCGCGAGGTGGTGGACGGGTTGGCCGTGGAGATCCACAAGAAATTCGCGCTCTCCTTCGCCTGTCTCGTGTTCGTGCTCTTCGGCCCGCCCATTGCGCTGCGCTTCCCGCGCGGCGGTGTGGGCGCCACCATTGGCGTGAGCATCGTGGTGTTCGGGTTGTACTACATCTGTCTCATGGGTGGCGAGGCGCTCGCCGACAAGGGGCGGCTGCCGGCGTTCATCGCCATGTGGATTGCCAACGTGATCTTCTCGCTGGTGGGCATCGCGTTGCTCTGGCGCGTGGAGAACACCACCGATACGTCGCGAGGCGGCGGGCTGCGCGACTGGCTGGCCGATCGGCGCGCGCGCAAGCAGCTGGCCCGTGAGCGCAAGGCGCCGGCGGTGCCGGCATGA
- a CDS encoding LptF/LptG family permease: MSKRLITPLDKYIAWEFTRIFGVTIMGFPVLVFVIDLVDNLRKYQEKGLTAKALGLSYLYWIPDTLFMIMPAAVLFATVFSIGTFTRYSEITAAKASGISFYRFIAPILVMATFAMGLDLVFSEVAPPANAERLKLLAGTSSNAMDDRYNFAFASDEGRVYRVYTLSVKEKSLNDVEIEERGGPKRPGLLISAKRGHWTAKRGWTLQSGVLHVIPNETADLAFSFDSLVDRRLKETPQELRATERDPAEMRFAELTRFIKALERSGADVNTLKVERMLKIAIPVTCLIIALFGAPLATSSQRGGAAYGIAVSLATTVFFLVLIQLTKAIGGKGLVSPDMAAWIPNLLVGSFAIILMARVRT, from the coding sequence ATGAGCAAACGGCTCATCACGCCGCTCGACAAGTACATCGCCTGGGAGTTCACGCGCATCTTCGGCGTGACGATCATGGGGTTCCCGGTGCTGGTCTTCGTGATCGACCTGGTCGACAACCTGCGCAAGTACCAGGAGAAGGGGCTCACCGCCAAGGCGCTGGGGCTGAGCTACCTGTACTGGATCCCCGATACGCTGTTCATGATCATGCCGGCGGCGGTGCTCTTTGCCACCGTGTTCTCCATCGGGACGTTCACGCGCTACTCGGAGATCACCGCGGCCAAGGCGTCGGGGATCAGCTTCTACCGCTTCATTGCCCCCATCCTGGTCATGGCGACCTTCGCCATGGGGCTCGACCTGGTGTTCAGCGAAGTGGCACCGCCGGCCAATGCCGAACGGCTCAAGCTGCTGGCCGGCACGAGCTCGAACGCCATGGACGACCGGTACAACTTCGCCTTCGCGAGCGATGAGGGGCGGGTGTACCGCGTCTATACGCTCAGCGTGAAGGAAAAGTCGCTGAACGACGTGGAAATCGAGGAGCGCGGCGGACCGAAGCGGCCGGGGCTCCTCATTTCCGCCAAGCGTGGCCACTGGACGGCGAAGCGCGGGTGGACGCTGCAGTCGGGGGTGCTGCACGTGATCCCCAACGAGACGGCCGACCTGGCATTCAGCTTCGATTCGCTGGTGGACCGGCGACTCAAGGAAACACCGCAGGAGCTGCGCGCCACCGAGCGGGACCCGGCCGAAATGCGCTTCGCCGAGCTCACCCGGTTCATCAAGGCGCTCGAACGGTCGGGGGCGGACGTAAACACGCTCAAGGTGGAGCGGATGCTCAAGATCGCCATTCCGGTGACCTGCCTCATCATTGCGCTGTTCGGGGCCCCGCTGGCCACCAGTTCGCAGCGCGGCGGGGCGGCATATGGCATTGCGGTCAGCCTGGCGACGACGGTCTTTTTCCTCGTGCTCATCCAGCTGACCAAGGCCATTGGCGGCAAGGGGCTCGTGTCCCCGGACATGGCGGCGTGGATTCCGAACCTCCTCGTGGGTAGCTTCGCCATCATCCTGATGGCCCGTGTCCGTACCTGA
- a CDS encoding ABC transporter permease yields MPIAYTVGLAQRRVAGLLRAFGKRAYFARDIVRGLRDPGTWLPETIRQMRNIGVDSVPLAVIVAAFLGGVTAFQTRYQLFPGVQMSVVGLIVRQSIVLELGPLLTALVLTGRVGARMTAEIGTMRVTEQIDALETLSFDPVGFLALPRLLAALVMLPALTVLANATAIFSAWATLVIATDVRTDDFLSGLRLAFTSFQVIYSLIKAFCFGGAIAFVCSYQGYVTEAGAEGVGRSTATAVVIASVSILVLDAIVAAVLAPFIQA; encoded by the coding sequence ATGCCGATTGCCTACACGGTGGGTTTGGCACAGCGCCGAGTGGCGGGACTGCTGCGCGCGTTCGGCAAGCGTGCCTACTTTGCCCGCGACATCGTCCGCGGCCTGCGCGACCCGGGGACGTGGCTGCCGGAAACGATCCGCCAGATGCGCAACATTGGCGTGGATTCGGTGCCGCTGGCCGTCATCGTGGCCGCCTTCCTTGGTGGGGTGACCGCGTTCCAGACGCGCTACCAGCTCTTCCCCGGCGTCCAGATGTCGGTGGTGGGGCTCATCGTGCGACAGTCCATCGTGCTCGAACTGGGGCCGCTGCTCACGGCGCTCGTGCTCACGGGGCGCGTGGGGGCCCGCATGACGGCCGAAATCGGCACGATGCGCGTCACCGAACAGATCGACGCGCTGGAAACGCTCAGCTTTGACCCGGTGGGCTTTCTGGCCCTGCCGCGGCTGCTGGCGGCGCTGGTGATGCTCCCCGCGCTCACCGTGCTGGCCAACGCGACCGCCATATTCAGTGCGTGGGCCACGCTCGTCATCGCCACCGACGTGCGCACCGACGACTTCCTCAGTGGCCTCCGTCTGGCGTTCACCTCCTTTCAGGTGATCTACTCGCTCATCAAGGCGTTCTGCTTCGGGGGGGCCATTGCCTTCGTCTGTTCGTACCAGGGCTATGTCACGGAAGCCGGTGCCGAGGGGGTTGGTCGCTCCACGGCCACGGCGGTCGTGATTGCGTCCGTGTCCATTCTCGTGCTCGACGCCATTGTCGCGGCCGTTCTGGCTCCGTTCATCCAGGCGTGA
- a CDS encoding MlaD family protein, whose translation MTTKRRDEVLVGLLLMVALALALGGTIWIARGGLAKGYTMHARFPWGAGLKQGQPVLLAGVQVGFVEKVELIPDGTLDVTLQVQDQYRIPSGTTASVEANGIFGDMLIALTPVKGVDGKMAVGDTIPTGAGSPGVGQLLEKGDSIALNVRALSDEARRQFVDSGGVREVRRTVADLTKLVAQLSAVAAEQSRQLTLTQSQLRKTLSSVDSAKVDSTLVNLRATSASFEQLSRDFRETNTQVQSLVQKVNNGPGTAGKLMNDPAVYARMDTLLARLDSLAIDVRKNPRKYINLKIF comes from the coding sequence ATGACTACCAAGCGACGCGACGAAGTGCTGGTGGGGCTGCTGCTGATGGTGGCCCTTGCTCTGGCTCTGGGCGGTACGATCTGGATTGCCCGCGGCGGCCTCGCCAAGGGCTACACGATGCACGCCCGCTTCCCGTGGGGCGCGGGGCTCAAGCAGGGGCAGCCGGTGCTGCTCGCCGGCGTGCAGGTGGGCTTCGTGGAGAAGGTGGAGCTCATCCCCGACGGTACGCTCGACGTGACGCTGCAGGTGCAGGATCAGTATCGCATCCCGAGCGGCACGACGGCCTCGGTGGAAGCGAACGGCATTTTCGGCGATATGCTGATCGCGCTGACGCCGGTGAAGGGGGTGGACGGAAAAATGGCGGTGGGGGATACGATTCCCACCGGCGCGGGCTCGCCGGGCGTGGGGCAGCTGCTGGAGAAGGGCGATTCCATTGCGCTGAACGTGCGGGCGCTGAGTGACGAGGCGCGGCGGCAGTTCGTGGACAGCGGGGGCGTGCGGGAGGTGCGCCGGACGGTGGCCGACCTGACGAAGCTGGTGGCGCAGCTGAGCGCCGTGGCGGCCGAGCAGTCGCGTCAGCTCACGCTGACCCAGTCGCAGCTGCGGAAAACGCTGTCGTCGGTGGATTCGGCCAAGGTGGATTCGACGCTGGTGAATCTGCGGGCGACGAGCGCGAGCTTCGAACAGCTGTCGCGCGATTTCCGGGAGACGAACACGCAGGTCCAGTCGCTGGTGCAGAAGGTGAACAACGGCCCTGGGACCGCCGGGAAGCTGATGAACGACCCGGCGGTGTACGCGCGGATGGACACGCTGCTGGCGCGGCTGGATTCGCTGGCGATCGATGTGCGGAAGAATCCGCGGAAGTACATCAACCTCAAGATCTTTTGA
- a CDS encoding four helix bundle protein: MQNPANLQVYHRALDLAARVHEHAEQIPSGKAPGLASQMARAASSIAANIAEGVGHPSQGRCPFHLSVAIASAFEVETHLRLAARVVRGFGDINATLDELQQVRRMLYALREYKRRQLLERKNKRRP; encoded by the coding sequence ATGCAGAATCCCGCCAACCTTCAGGTGTACCATAGGGCGCTCGATCTTGCTGCCCGTGTACACGAGCACGCAGAGCAGATACCGTCTGGAAAGGCCCCCGGTCTGGCCTCGCAGATGGCACGCGCAGCCTCCTCCATCGCCGCCAACATTGCGGAAGGTGTGGGCCACCCGAGCCAAGGGCGATGCCCCTTCCACCTCAGTGTGGCAATCGCAAGCGCGTTCGAAGTCGAAACCCACCTCCGTCTTGCCGCCCGTGTCGTACGAGGATTCGGCGACATCAACGCCACACTGGATGAACTCCAGCAGGTCCGCCGCATGCTCTACGCCCTGCGGGAGTACAAGCGCAGGCAGCTACTCGAGCGGAAAAACAAAAGGAGGCCGTGA